TGTCGCCGGGCGCTGCAAGGATCCGCACGACCTTGCCGGCATAGGGCGAGAAGACCGGACTGGCGCGGTCCTCGTCGGTGGCGATCTTGCCCTCGGTGACGATGCGCGGCCGGAAGGAGCGCGTCGCGATGGTCTCGACGGTGAGGCTGCGCAGCTCCTGCGCAGACAAAGTTACATCAGCTGGGCGCGACACGGCCGCTGTTTCCTGGCGCGTGACCGAATTGCCGCTCGCCTCAGATCCCTTTGGCAAAAGGGTTGTTATCAGGTCGATGGCATATGGATATCCAAACCAGCCACCAGCAGCGACTGCGCAGAGGAATAAAACACCGAAAACCAATGTGAACCGGGAGCGGGAGGGTTTCGGATCAGATGACATTGAACAGCCGAATGGGACAGTAGCGCAGGAAGCGGGACGTTGGGGCAAGTCCATATATCCCAAGAGCTGACAGCGGCCTGACAAACGGAGTCAGCGAACTGTCAGGTTCGCGCGGCTATAGCGCCATGCACTCTGCTATTCCGTTCGAATGGGTCTCCACTGATGGACTGTTTGTTTCTGTCAGCGCGCCGCACGGCGCCGGCCCTCGTTCTTCTTGTGGGTTTTGCGGCTCCGGCAGTCGCGGTCGAGCGGGCACCGCGTCCCGCTGTCGTCTCCTCGCTGGAAGATGCGTTGCTCAGGGCCTGGCGCATCAATCCGGACATCCAGGCGCAGCGCGCCCAGGTCCGCGCTACAAGAGAAGGGGAGCCGCAGGCCCGCGCGGCCCTGTTGCCGCAGGTCAGCGCCACGGCCTATGCCGGTGTGCTCGCGACCCGCTCCCTGCTGCGCGGTGGCGACACGCCGTTCAGCAGCTCGACCCTCACCCAGCGCGGCGTCGCACTGACGGCCACGCAGACGCTGTTCGACGGCTGGCGCACCCAGAACAATGTCGTCCAGGCCGAGCGGCTGACGGCGGCGCAGCGCTTCCAGCTGCGGGCGACGGAACAGTCGGTTTTCCTCGACGTCGCCGCGACCTTCATCGCCGTGCGCACCGGCCTCGCCCTGGTCGAGGTGCAGCAGAAGAACGTCCAGTTCCTCACCACGACGCTCTCCACCATCCGCACGCGGCTCGCCGCCGGTGTCGCGACGCCCACCGACGTGACCCAGGCCGAGGCGCGGCTCGCCCGGGGCCTGTCCGATCTCAATGCGGTGCAGGCCGACCTCGTCATCGCCCGCGACCGCTTCCTGAAGCTCGTCGGCGCACCTGTCTCCGACCGCCTGCAGCCGGTGCCGGCCGTGGACCGGCTGCTGCCGCGCAGCCGCGAGGTGGCGCGCGACCTCGCGGGACGCGACAATCCCGCCGTTCTCGCCGCCGAGGAGGCGGTGAAGGCGGCCGATGCGGCGGTGCGCGCCGCGCAGGGGCAGATGCTGCCGCAGGTCGGCGTGCAGGGCCAGGCCGCGCGGGATTACGACACCGACAGCAGCACCCGCCGCGTCGACAGCCTGCAGGTCGTCGGGCGGGTGACCGTGCCGCTCTATGCCGGCGGCGGGCCGGAGGCGCAGGTG
This portion of the Phreatobacter oligotrophus genome encodes:
- a CDS encoding TolC family outer membrane protein, producing MDCLFLSARRTAPALVLLVGFAAPAVAVERAPRPAVVSSLEDALLRAWRINPDIQAQRAQVRATREGEPQARAALLPQVSATAYAGVLATRSLLRGGDTPFSSSTLTQRGVALTATQTLFDGWRTQNNVVQAERLTAAQRFQLRATEQSVFLDVAATFIAVRTGLALVEVQQKNVQFLTTTLSTIRTRLAAGVATPTDVTQAEARLARGLSDLNAVQADLVIARDRFLKLVGAPVSDRLQPVPAVDRLLPRSREVARDLAGRDNPAVLAAEEAVKAADAAVRAAQGQMLPQVGVQGQAARDYDTDSSTRRVDSLQVVGRVTVPLYAGGGPEAQVRQNRELVGVALLQRDSARLQARSAAYGARVGFDTATIAIRAASEEVRAGDATVEGIRKQLEQGIRTVTELLNAQQDAVAARARLAQATGDRAVASFTLLAAMGRLGLEDLGIRAAPLVEPQPAPDTQVRFDAWRDLRTPVGPSRN